Proteins found in one Bremerella volcania genomic segment:
- the pdxA gene encoding 4-hydroxythreonine-4-phosphate dehydrogenase PdxA: MLHPRIIVTMGDPGGVGPEVCLQFLLDHNQYAGTVPIIFGDAAILRQVAHVCGYPEPNNVVPFHEAMDLHSLKEATVVDFGTIDLASFTPGKVTAEGGEASYQYFTKAIDFVLAGKADGITTGPINKEALHAAKHFYPGHTEILIERCGRDSGCMMLTSEELTCSFVTTHVGYRDVPQLLTIQRIDEVIDLTVDAMRKIRKRDPRLLVCGLNPHAGEHGLFGDREEERIIVPAVEAARAKGIYIDGPVPPDTAFLAERRPLYDCVICMYHDQGHIPLKALAFDVAVNTTLGLPIVRTSVDHGTAFDIAWQGKAKVSSMIHAVQLARDLVSHS, encoded by the coding sequence GTGTTGCATCCGCGAATCATCGTCACCATGGGGGACCCCGGCGGGGTAGGGCCGGAGGTCTGCCTGCAATTTCTGCTCGACCACAACCAATACGCAGGCACCGTGCCGATCATCTTCGGCGACGCCGCCATCTTGCGTCAGGTCGCCCACGTGTGCGGTTACCCTGAGCCTAACAACGTCGTTCCCTTCCATGAAGCGATGGACCTTCACTCGCTGAAAGAGGCGACCGTCGTCGACTTCGGCACCATCGACTTGGCCAGCTTTACGCCCGGCAAAGTCACCGCCGAAGGGGGCGAGGCGTCCTACCAGTACTTCACCAAGGCGATCGACTTTGTCCTGGCCGGCAAGGCCGATGGCATCACGACCGGGCCGATCAACAAAGAAGCCCTGCACGCCGCCAAGCATTTCTACCCGGGACATACCGAGATCCTCATCGAGCGCTGCGGCCGCGACTCTGGCTGCATGATGCTGACCAGCGAAGAACTGACCTGCAGCTTCGTCACCACGCACGTCGGTTACCGCGATGTGCCGCAGCTGCTGACGATCCAGCGCATCGACGAAGTGATCGATTTGACGGTCGACGCGATGCGGAAGATTCGTAAGCGCGATCCACGCCTATTGGTATGCGGACTCAATCCGCATGCCGGCGAGCACGGCCTGTTCGGCGATCGCGAAGAAGAACGCATCATCGTCCCTGCCGTCGAAGCTGCACGCGCGAAAGGAATTTACATCGACGGCCCCGTCCCGCCTGACACGGCCTTCCTGGCCGAACGCCGTCCGCTGTACGACTGCGTGATTTGCATGTACCACGACCAAGGGCACATCCCACTGAAAGCCCTGGCGTTCGACGTCGCCGTGAACACGACGCTGGGCTTGCCGATCGTAAGAACGTCGGTCGATCACGGCACCGCGTTCGACATCGCCTGGCAGGGCAAAGCGAAAGTATCGAGCATGATCCACGCGGTGCAGTTGGCTCGTGATTTGGTTTCGCATTCGTGA